The proteins below are encoded in one region of Neisseria bacilliformis:
- the ubiE gene encoding bifunctional demethylmenaquinone methyltransferase/2-methoxy-6-polyprenyl-1,4-benzoquinol methylase UbiE, with protein sequence MSEQKTHFGFSTVNESEKAGKVAEVFHSVAKNYDIMNDVMSGGLHRVWKHFTIQTARLKKGDKVLDIAGGTGDLSRGWAKRVGKEGEVWLTDINSSMLTVGRDRLLNEGLILPVSLADAEKLPFPDNYFNLVSVAFGLRNMTHKDAALKEMYRVLKPGGTLLVLEFSKVYKPLEGAYDLYSFKLLPLMGKLIAKDADSYQYLAESIRMHPDQETLKQMMLDAGFDSVDYHNLSAGIVALHKGVKF encoded by the coding sequence ATGAGCGAGCAAAAAACCCACTTCGGTTTCTCCACCGTCAACGAAAGCGAAAAAGCCGGCAAAGTGGCCGAAGTGTTCCACTCCGTCGCCAAAAACTACGACATCATGAACGACGTGATGTCCGGCGGCCTGCACCGCGTGTGGAAACACTTCACCATCCAAACCGCGCGCTTGAAAAAGGGCGACAAAGTGCTCGACATCGCCGGCGGCACGGGCGACCTCTCGCGCGGCTGGGCAAAACGCGTGGGCAAAGAAGGCGAAGTGTGGCTCACCGACATCAACTCCTCCATGCTCACCGTCGGCCGCGACCGCCTGCTCAACGAAGGGCTGATCCTGCCCGTTTCGCTGGCCGACGCGGAAAAGCTGCCGTTTCCCGACAATTACTTCAACCTCGTGTCCGTCGCCTTCGGCCTGCGCAACATGACCCACAAAGATGCCGCGCTCAAAGAAATGTACCGCGTGCTGAAACCAGGCGGCACGCTGCTGGTATTGGAATTTTCCAAAGTCTACAAACCGCTCGAAGGCGCGTACGACCTCTATTCCTTCAAACTGCTGCCGCTGATGGGCAAACTGATCGCCAAAGACGCCGACAGCTATCAGTATCTGGCCGAGTCCATCCGCATGCACCCCGACCAGGAAACCCTGAAACAGATGATGCTCGACGCGGGCTTCGACAGCGTGGACTACCACAACCTGAGTGCAGGCATCGTCGCCCTGCACAAAGGCGTGAAATTCTGA
- the erpA gene encoding iron-sulfur cluster insertion protein ErpA, producing MSDESPIIFTESCCTKVADLIAEENNPDLKLRVFVNGGGCSGFQYGFTFDEIKNDDDFEIVKNGLTFLVDPMSYQYLVGAEIDYTESLHGSQFVIRNPNAETTCGCGSSFSV from the coding sequence ATGTCCGACGAATCACCCATCATCTTCACCGAAAGCTGCTGCACCAAAGTGGCCGACCTCATCGCCGAAGAAAACAACCCCGATCTGAAACTGCGCGTCTTCGTCAACGGCGGCGGCTGCTCCGGCTTCCAATACGGCTTCACCTTCGACGAAATCAAAAACGACGACGACTTTGAAATCGTCAAAAACGGCCTAACCTTCCTCGTCGACCCGATGAGCTACCAATACCTCGTCGGCGCGGAAATCGACTATACCGAAAGCCTGCACGGCTCGCAGTTCGTCATCCGCAACCCCAACGCCGAAACCACCTGCGGCTGCGGCTCGTCCTTCTCCGTATAG
- a CDS encoding NAD(+) kinase → MITEFKRIGIVTRPETPQIEETLHTLAAFLLAQGLEVFIDRESVAGGVVREDDLARCRVTDKDNIGRECSLVIVLGGDGTFLSAARKVAPFRIPLIGVNQGHLGFLTQVPRENMVAEIAGMLTGKHHAEERILLETDLIRGAGSVKKSLALNDVVISRGGAGQMIEFETFINQEFVYTQRSDGLIVSTPTGSTAYALAAGGPILQASLRAFTLVPICPQSMTNRPIAVADTCEIDILITKAGDARAHFDGQSYIDIQSGDILRIRRYRHNLRVLHPVDYSYYTTLRQKLHWGEQLVPIAQHG, encoded by the coding sequence ATGATCACCGAATTCAAACGCATCGGCATCGTTACCCGCCCCGAAACGCCGCAGATAGAAGAAACCCTACACACCCTCGCCGCCTTCCTGCTCGCGCAGGGGCTGGAAGTCTTTATCGACCGCGAAAGCGTGGCAGGCGGCGTGGTGCGCGAAGACGACCTCGCCCGCTGTCGCGTAACCGACAAAGACAACATCGGCCGCGAATGCAGCCTGGTCATTGTGCTCGGCGGCGACGGCACGTTTCTCTCCGCCGCCCGCAAAGTCGCCCCCTTCCGCATCCCCCTCATCGGCGTCAACCAGGGGCATTTGGGCTTCCTCACCCAAGTGCCGCGCGAAAACATGGTCGCCGAAATCGCCGGCATGCTCACCGGCAAACACCACGCCGAAGAACGCATCCTGCTGGAAACCGACCTGATACGCGGCGCAGGCAGCGTGAAAAAATCCCTAGCCCTGAACGACGTTGTGATCTCGCGCGGCGGCGCGGGGCAGATGATAGAGTTTGAAACCTTTATCAATCAGGAGTTTGTCTATACCCAGCGTTCGGACGGCCTCATCGTTTCCACCCCCACCGGCTCCACCGCCTACGCCCTCGCCGCCGGCGGCCCCATCTTGCAGGCCAGCCTGCGCGCCTTCACCCTCGTCCCCATCTGCCCGCAATCGATGACCAACCGCCCGATCGCCGTGGCCGACACCTGCGAAATCGACATCCTCATCACCAAAGCCGGCGACGCCCGCGCCCATTTCGACGGACAGTCCTACATCGACATCCAAAGCGGCGACATCCTGCGCATCCGCCGCTACCGCCACAACCTGCGCGTGCTGCACCCCGTGGATTACAGCTACTACACCACCCTGCGCCAGAAACTGCACTGGGGCGAACAGCTCGTCCCCATCGCCCAGCACGGCTGA